A stretch of the Actinomyces faecalis genome encodes the following:
- a CDS encoding NADH-quinone oxidoreductase subunit D: MTTANSTTFRAAGPATDALAAGAPQWTAEGGDWDEIAEQIAARDEADRLEHDRVVVNMGPVHPSTHGVLRLVLETDGEKVTEVRVGTGYLHTGIEKNMEYRTWTQGETFVTRMDYVAPFFQEVGYALAVEELLGVTDDVPEKATVMRVILMELNRISSHVIAIGTGGNELGGTTLLTIAFRARENILRAFEMVSGLRMNHAYIRPGGLAQDVPEGFSEFVRSVMPDIKNDVQELQALLLANPLLKSRFIGTGEISLAAGLALGLTGPCIRAAGYPLDMRKIKPYCGYETYDFDVPVYDRSDCYNRQLVRFDECFQSLKIISQALDRLDEISARGEDPSNTTMVADPTIAWPARMAIATDGQGQSLEHVREIMGTSMESLIHHFKLVTQGFRVPAGQVYTTVEHAKGVLGVHAVSDGGTRPYRVHFRDPSYSNLQSLAMMGEGGMIADLVPSLASIDPVLGGVDR, from the coding sequence ATGACTACCGCGAACAGCACCACGTTCCGGGCTGCCGGCCCGGCCACCGACGCGCTGGCCGCCGGCGCCCCCCAGTGGACCGCCGAGGGCGGGGACTGGGACGAGATCGCCGAGCAGATCGCCGCACGGGATGAGGCGGACCGCCTTGAGCACGACCGCGTCGTGGTCAACATGGGTCCGGTCCACCCCTCGACCCACGGCGTGCTCCGGCTGGTCCTGGAGACCGACGGTGAGAAGGTCACCGAGGTCCGCGTCGGCACTGGCTACCTGCACACGGGTATCGAGAAGAACATGGAGTACCGCACCTGGACCCAGGGCGAGACCTTCGTGACCCGTATGGACTACGTCGCGCCCTTCTTCCAGGAGGTCGGCTACGCGCTGGCCGTGGAGGAGCTTCTCGGTGTCACTGACGACGTGCCGGAGAAGGCCACGGTCATGCGTGTGATCCTCATGGAGCTCAACCGCATCTCCTCCCACGTCATCGCCATCGGTACCGGTGGTAACGAGCTGGGCGGCACGACGCTGCTGACCATCGCCTTCAGGGCGCGTGAGAACATCCTGCGCGCCTTCGAGATGGTCTCGGGCCTGCGCATGAATCACGCCTATATCCGTCCCGGTGGCCTGGCCCAGGACGTGCCGGAGGGATTCAGCGAGTTCGTGCGCTCGGTCATGCCGGACATCAAGAACGACGTCCAGGAGCTGCAGGCTCTGCTCCTGGCCAACCCGCTGCTGAAGTCGCGCTTCATCGGCACCGGCGAGATCAGCCTGGCGGCAGGCCTGGCGCTGGGCCTGACCGGTCCGTGCATCCGCGCGGCCGGCTACCCGCTGGACATGCGCAAGATCAAGCCCTACTGCGGCTACGAGACCTATGACTTTGACGTCCCGGTCTACGACCGCTCGGACTGCTACAACCGTCAGCTGGTCCGCTTCGACGAGTGCTTCCAGTCCCTGAAGATCATCTCCCAGGCCCTGGACCGCCTCGACGAGATCTCCGCCCGTGGTGAGGACCCCTCCAACACGACCATGGTCGCTGACCCCACCATCGCCTGGCCCGCCCGCATGGCGATCGCCACCGACGGTCAGGGGCAGTCCCTGGAGCACGTGCGCGAGATCATGGGCACCTCGATGGAGTCCCTCATCCACCACTTCAAGCTGGTGACCCAGGGCTTCCGCGTCCCGGCCGGTCAGGTCTACACCACGGTCGAGCACGCCAAGGGCGTCCTGGGCGTCCACGCCGTCTCCGACGGCGGCACCCGCCCCTACCGGGTCCACTTCCGTGACCCCTCCTACTCCAACCTGCAGTCCCTGGCCATGATGGGCGAGGGCGGCATGATCGCCGACCTCGTGCCCTCGCTGGCCTCGATCGACCCCGTCCTGGGAGGCGTGGACCGCTGA
- a CDS encoding NADH-quinone oxidoreductase subunit C translates to MTDTTLPDSGAEVEAAAAAAAVPEVAGQAVRPELRLEVVSTHSGHFGAPDAGDTTGYGGTQQVVTLAPAATRPYGGWFDEVVDILVEDLETAGVAPAEAIEKVVVEHGQLTLFIAREHLLDVARPLRDDQDLRFELCLGVTGVHYPGDAGRELHACFELVSLTHGGRQVRLEVTCPDSDPHVPSLVDLYPGDDWHERETWDLMGIVFDGHPHLTRSAMPDDWVGHPQRKDYPLGGIPVEYKGATTPPADTRRSYR, encoded by the coding sequence ATGACCGACACCACCCTCCCCGACTCCGGCGCCGAGGTCGAGGCCGCGGCTGCGGCTGCGGCCGTGCCCGAGGTGGCAGGCCAGGCCGTGCGCCCCGAGCTGCGCCTGGAGGTCGTCTCGACCCACTCCGGCCACTTCGGCGCCCCCGACGCCGGGGACACTACCGGCTACGGCGGCACCCAGCAGGTCGTGACGCTGGCTCCGGCCGCCACACGTCCCTACGGCGGCTGGTTCGACGAGGTCGTCGACATCCTCGTCGAGGACCTTGAGACCGCGGGAGTCGCACCGGCCGAGGCGATTGAGAAGGTCGTCGTCGAGCACGGCCAGCTCACCTTGTTCATCGCCCGTGAGCACCTGCTCGACGTCGCGCGCCCCCTGCGTGACGACCAGGACCTGCGCTTCGAGCTGTGCCTGGGCGTGACGGGAGTCCACTACCCCGGCGACGCCGGCCGCGAGCTGCACGCCTGCTTCGAGCTGGTGTCCCTGACCCACGGCGGGCGACAGGTCCGTCTGGAGGTCACCTGCCCCGACTCCGACCCGCACGTCCCCTCGCTCGTCGACCTCTACCCCGGCGACGACTGGCACGAGCGCGAGACCTGGGACCTGATGGGCATCGTCTTCGACGGGCACCCGCATCTGACTCGCTCGGCCATGCCCGATGACTGGGTAGGACACCCCCAGCGCAAGGACTACCCGCTCGGCGGCATCCCCGTCGAGTACAAGGGCGCCACCACCCCGCCCGCTGACACCCGGAGGTCGTACCGCTGA
- a CDS encoding isochorismate synthase, giving the protein MPPIRLDAAALLDGRAVTPRLSVRTTALTTDQADRLGLVATAVTEGSSEAAATSSPAAPDALLRLAAGQTQVTSWVRYGRGMVGLGRALELHARGTERIEALRAAWRQVVYASWWSDPLVRPGTGPVALGTITFAASSRQDSVLLVPRVLIGVDDDGAWLTTAVAEGDAHPRPAEVIEELHAAAAGQETTAAQPGSAVVSPGSHDRSTYLGCLSRVQERMRAGEVDKVVIARDLLVRPRQTLGAPELLARLARSYPSCWTFAVDGMVGASPELLVRLSGRRLASRVLAGTARRRAGAPGEREREAARLAAWLEGSDKNNREHALARSSALQALEPLCSVVQAPPRHVLTLPNVLHLASDITGVVAGDTGALSLVGALHPTAAVGGTPTPQAVDVIETEEPMDRGRYAGPVGWVDWHGEGEWCIALRSGQMSAAAAGPEDPVRVFGGGGIMPDSDPLDELAETEAKMRPMLRALDAPATSR; this is encoded by the coding sequence GTGCCCCCGATCCGTCTGGACGCCGCCGCGCTCCTCGACGGCCGTGCCGTCACCCCGCGCCTGAGCGTGCGCACCACGGCCCTGACCACAGACCAGGCCGACCGCCTGGGCCTCGTCGCTACCGCGGTGACGGAGGGGAGCAGCGAGGCAGCGGCCACCTCGTCCCCCGCCGCCCCTGACGCGCTGCTGCGTCTGGCCGCCGGCCAGACGCAGGTCACCTCCTGGGTCCGCTACGGCCGGGGGATGGTGGGGCTGGGACGCGCGCTGGAGCTTCACGCCCGCGGGACCGAGCGCATCGAGGCCCTGCGCGCGGCCTGGCGGCAGGTCGTCTACGCCTCGTGGTGGTCCGACCCCCTGGTACGTCCCGGCACCGGGCCAGTGGCCCTGGGGACGATCACCTTCGCCGCCAGCTCCCGGCAGGACTCTGTCCTCCTCGTCCCCCGCGTCCTCATCGGCGTCGACGACGACGGGGCCTGGCTGACGACCGCCGTGGCCGAGGGAGATGCTCATCCCCGGCCGGCCGAGGTGATCGAGGAGCTGCACGCCGCAGCAGCCGGTCAGGAGACCACGGCTGCTCAGCCGGGCAGCGCCGTCGTCAGCCCCGGCAGCCACGACCGCAGCACCTACCTCGGCTGCCTGTCACGGGTGCAGGAGCGAATGCGCGCAGGCGAGGTGGACAAGGTCGTCATCGCCCGTGACCTGCTCGTCCGCCCCCGCCAGACGCTGGGAGCCCCCGAGCTGCTGGCACGGCTGGCCCGGTCCTACCCCTCGTGCTGGACCTTCGCGGTCGACGGCATGGTGGGGGCCAGCCCCGAGCTGCTGGTCCGTCTGTCCGGACGACGTCTGGCCTCCCGGGTGCTAGCCGGCACGGCACGGCGCCGTGCCGGCGCGCCGGGCGAGCGTGAGCGTGAGGCCGCCCGCCTGGCGGCGTGGCTGGAGGGCTCGGACAAGAACAACCGTGAGCACGCGCTGGCTCGCAGCTCCGCGCTCCAGGCGCTGGAGCCGTTGTGCTCCGTGGTCCAGGCCCCACCGCGTCACGTCCTGACGCTGCCCAACGTCCTGCACCTGGCCTCCGACATCACCGGGGTGGTCGCCGGGGACACCGGCGCGCTCTCGCTCGTGGGCGCGCTGCACCCCACGGCAGCGGTCGGCGGCACCCCGACCCCTCAGGCGGTCGACGTCATCGAGACCGAGGAGCCGATGGACCGCGGCCGCTACGCCGGACCGGTGGGCTGGGTCGACTGGCACGGCGAGGGCGAGTGGTGCATCGCGCTGCGCTCAGGCCAGATGAGTGCCGCCGCGGCCGGCCCCGAGGACCCCGTACGGGTGTTCGGAGGCGGGGGCATCATGCCCGACTCCGACCCCTTGGACGAGCTGGCCGAGACCGAGGCCAAGATGCGTCCGATGCTCCGGGCCCTGGACGCGCCAGCCACCTCCCGCTAG
- a CDS encoding demethylmenaquinone methyltransferase — protein MSRATLSKEPREVAGMFDAVARRYDLTNDVMSLWQVRMWRAVTRAAVDARPGTRVLDLAAGTGTSSAEYASAGAEVVACDFSTGMVAEGKRRHPHITFVAGDAMALPFADASFDVVTISYGLRNVQDTTLALREMARVTRPGGRLVVAEFSTPVREPFRDLYRFYLGTALPAAGRLVSSNTEAYSYLGESILAWPDQHTLAGLIQEAGWSDVGYKNLSGGIVAVHRATRPAARAKA, from the coding sequence ATGAGCAGAGCCACCCTGTCCAAGGAGCCCCGCGAGGTCGCCGGCATGTTCGACGCTGTCGCGCGCCGCTATGACCTGACGAATGACGTCATGAGCCTGTGGCAGGTACGGATGTGGAGAGCAGTCACCCGTGCCGCCGTCGACGCCCGGCCCGGCACCAGGGTCCTGGACCTGGCCGCCGGCACAGGCACCTCCTCAGCCGAGTACGCGAGCGCCGGGGCCGAGGTCGTGGCCTGCGACTTCTCCACCGGCATGGTGGCCGAGGGCAAGCGTCGTCACCCGCATATCACCTTCGTCGCCGGCGACGCCATGGCCCTGCCCTTCGCCGACGCCTCCTTCGACGTCGTCACCATCTCCTACGGCCTGCGCAACGTCCAGGACACCACCCTCGCCCTGCGCGAGATGGCGCGCGTGACCCGTCCCGGCGGCCGGTTGGTGGTCGCTGAGTTCTCCACCCCCGTGCGGGAGCCCTTCCGGGACCTCTACCGCTTCTACCTGGGCACGGCCCTACCGGCGGCCGGCCGTCTGGTCTCATCCAACACCGAGGCCTACAGCTACCTCGGGGAGTCGATCCTGGCCTGGCCCGACCAGCACACCCTGGCCGGTCTCATCCAGGAGGCCGGCTGGTCCGACGTGGGGTACAAGAACCTGTCTGGCGGCATCGTCGCCGTCCACCGCGCCACTCGCCCCGCTGCACGCGCCAAGGCCTGA
- a CDS encoding NADH-quinone oxidoreductase subunit B → MLTIPSKRGDLRLQAEESVEGPGFLLTSVERLGALAQARSLWPVTMGLACCAIEMMATAAPRFDLSRFGWEVFRASPRHADVMLVSGRVSHKMAPIVRNVYDAMPEPKWVISMGACASSGGIFNNYAIVQGCDHIVPVDIYLPGCPPRPEMLINAMLELTRQIERRPVFKHREEIARAVEAAALKATPIHEMKGQLA, encoded by the coding sequence ATGCTGACCATCCCCTCCAAGCGAGGGGACCTGCGGCTGCAGGCGGAGGAGTCTGTCGAGGGACCTGGGTTCCTGCTCACCAGCGTCGAGAGGCTCGGCGCCCTGGCCCAGGCCCGTTCGCTGTGGCCGGTCACGATGGGCCTGGCCTGCTGCGCCATCGAGATGATGGCGACGGCCGCCCCGCGCTTCGACCTCTCGCGCTTCGGCTGGGAGGTCTTCCGCGCCTCGCCGCGTCACGCTGACGTCATGCTCGTCTCGGGACGCGTCTCGCACAAGATGGCTCCGATCGTGCGCAACGTCTACGACGCCATGCCCGAGCCCAAGTGGGTCATCTCCATGGGGGCGTGCGCCTCCTCGGGCGGTATCTTCAACAACTACGCGATCGTTCAGGGCTGCGACCACATCGTCCCGGTGGACATCTACCTGCCTGGATGCCCGCCGCGCCCGGAGATGCTCATCAACGCCATGCTGGAGCTCACCCGCCAGATCGAGCGCCGGCCTGTCTTCAAGCACCGTGAGGAGATCGCGCGCGCCGTGGAGGCCGCCGCCCTCAAGGCCACCCCGATCCACGAGATGAAGGGCCAGCTCGCATGA
- a CDS encoding S1C family serine protease codes for MSTNDVTGAGQARPEDSHSGGVQPSDSSPSPQPTPAPGAVSASEPPVPGPAATAGTQQPQGVGPYTSVPSAPAGYSFTRQTSGASPWGGGVAEGASGSWQAATGAPQYTYPSVGTPEPAPVQAGAAAGTAATATFQTGSLASAGSAPAGEGYGASPVPAAGYAQTTADSVYATAAYGGGAGGGQDVPGYGGPAGEDRSRRRGPGWPGVIAATLAAALLASGGTAAMMHAWDGPSGSRTASAPTSVATGATTKTVSSNGTAPDWEAVTNAVANSVVSITVKTSAGTAVGSGVVYDSSGHVLTNNHVVAGASQIQVTLADGRIYAAELAGTDPATDLAVITLSGAPSDLTVAQFSDSDQVVTGQDVMVIGNPLGLSSTATTGIVSAVNRPVVTTQEETDDSTQSEGSTGLPEGLEQLLRPQTRVTSQTYTNAIQVDAAVNPGNSGGPLFDETGKVIGITSSIAQVSETSGSIGLGFAIPGNLATKVANQIIESGKATHAYLGVSIGDGAARAGDVTRAGAQVGSVESGSPADKAGLKQGDVITAIDGKATSQAAALTGFVRQYSAGDTVTLTIVRSGQEQQVEATLAEREDS; via the coding sequence ATGAGCACGAACGACGTCACCGGTGCGGGCCAGGCTCGGCCTGAGGACTCTCACTCCGGGGGCGTGCAGCCCTCCGACTCCTCTCCCTCTCCGCAGCCGACCCCGGCCCCTGGTGCTGTGAGCGCCTCGGAGCCGCCGGTGCCGGGTCCTGCTGCCACGGCCGGTACCCAGCAGCCTCAGGGGGTGGGCCCCTACACCTCGGTGCCCTCCGCTCCGGCGGGCTACTCCTTCACGCGCCAGACCTCCGGCGCGAGCCCGTGGGGAGGCGGCGTGGCGGAAGGAGCCTCCGGGTCCTGGCAGGCGGCGACCGGAGCCCCGCAGTACACCTACCCCAGCGTCGGCACGCCCGAGCCCGCCCCTGTCCAGGCCGGCGCGGCGGCGGGTACGGCGGCTACCGCGACCTTCCAGACCGGATCCCTGGCCTCGGCGGGATCGGCACCGGCCGGCGAGGGCTACGGCGCCAGCCCGGTGCCGGCAGCCGGCTACGCCCAGACGACGGCCGACAGCGTCTACGCCACGGCCGCCTACGGCGGTGGCGCCGGTGGCGGGCAGGACGTGCCCGGTTACGGCGGGCCGGCAGGCGAGGACCGCTCGCGCCGCCGGGGGCCGGGCTGGCCAGGCGTCATCGCCGCGACCCTGGCTGCTGCGCTCCTCGCCTCGGGCGGCACCGCAGCGATGATGCACGCGTGGGACGGCCCGTCGGGCTCACGCACGGCCTCGGCTCCGACGTCGGTGGCGACAGGGGCGACGACGAAGACGGTCTCCTCCAACGGCACGGCCCCGGACTGGGAGGCGGTGACCAACGCGGTAGCGAACTCGGTGGTCTCGATCACCGTCAAGACCTCTGCGGGTACGGCGGTGGGCTCCGGCGTCGTCTACGACTCCTCCGGCCACGTGCTGACCAACAACCATGTGGTGGCCGGCGCCTCGCAGATCCAGGTGACCCTGGCTGACGGCCGGATCTACGCCGCCGAGCTGGCGGGCACGGACCCTGCCACCGACCTCGCCGTCATCACGCTCTCCGGGGCCCCCAGCGACCTGACCGTCGCCCAGTTCAGCGACTCCGACCAGGTCGTCACCGGCCAGGACGTCATGGTGATCGGTAACCCGCTGGGCCTGTCCTCGACCGCGACCACCGGCATCGTCTCCGCCGTCAACCGTCCGGTGGTCACGACCCAGGAGGAGACTGACGACTCCACCCAGTCCGAGGGCTCTACGGGGCTGCCTGAGGGCCTGGAGCAGCTTCTCCGCCCCCAGACCCGGGTCACCTCCCAGACCTATACCAACGCCATCCAGGTCGACGCGGCCGTCAACCCGGGCAACTCTGGTGGACCGCTCTTCGACGAGACCGGCAAGGTGATCGGGATCACCAGCTCGATCGCCCAGGTCAGTGAGACCTCCGGCTCGATCGGCCTCGGCTTCGCCATTCCCGGAAACCTGGCGACCAAGGTGGCCAACCAGATCATTGAGTCAGGTAAGGCCACTCACGCCTACCTCGGGGTCTCCATCGGCGACGGCGCCGCTCGGGCCGGTGACGTCACGCGTGCGGGTGCGCAGGTCGGCTCGGTCGAGTCCGGCTCCCCGGCGGACAAGGCGGGGCTGAAGCAGGGGGACGTCATCACGGCGATCGACGGCAAGGCCACGAGCCAGGCCGCGGCCCTGACCGGCTTCGTACGCCAGTACTCGGCTGGTGACACCGTCACCCTGACCATCGTGCGCTCCGGGCAGGAGCAGCAGGTCGAGGCCACCCTGGCCGAGCGTGAGGACTCCTGA
- the menD gene encoding 2-succinyl-5-enolpyruvyl-6-hydroxy-3-cyclohexene-1-carboxylic-acid synthase, whose protein sequence is MSTTQPPRAAGEDGTGTTLPPSLHAALQVVLSLVRLGVRDVVLAPGSRSAPFVPVLAAAEEAGLVRVRVVVDERSAGFVALGIARAALVDDWRRPAAVITTSGTAVANLHPAVAEADAAGVPLLVISADRPHELVGTGANQTTEQTGVFGRAVRAVVDLPADLSADLGPDRAAAATGGQVRRAVEAARGWLTNDPGPAQVNIRFRPPLSLPADDDGEAAAFLQEALAAAAGQGAGRWGGTSTDHPLQAGGYQPRPARRSHGGGGPTERGIVVAGDSVDGVGPAARELAEHLGWPLLAEPTSGARGGAMALTRYAELLASEEGIRLAAQAEHVVVLGHPSLSRPVSALLARQDVPVDVVTSTARWTDVAGSAAWVSPTQAGTGPLCTGGAQGLARGLGLRPATRRWAEQWRQAVADLPALEPEDGLGAGSVALAVWESCLPRTGAGAGGGQTVPRLVVGSSMSIRLLDRLAPPATGRAPRAVANRGLAGIDGTLATATGVWHAWREPVRALVGDLTFLHDAMSLGRGLHEEEPDLQVVVVDTRGGAIFSTLEYPAVTPPEQMDRFFSTPQAEQVPGLARALGARVEEVGTVVRLQEVLRQPVQGVSVVHVRTA, encoded by the coding sequence CCAGGTGGTGCTCAGCCTGGTCCGGCTGGGAGTGCGCGACGTCGTCCTGGCTCCGGGCTCGCGCAGCGCCCCCTTCGTCCCGGTCCTGGCAGCCGCCGAGGAGGCGGGGCTGGTACGTGTGCGCGTCGTCGTCGACGAGCGCAGCGCGGGCTTTGTGGCGCTGGGTATCGCCCGCGCGGCCCTGGTGGACGACTGGCGCCGCCCGGCCGCCGTCATCACGACCTCGGGCACGGCCGTGGCCAACCTGCACCCGGCCGTGGCCGAGGCTGACGCTGCCGGTGTCCCCCTGCTCGTCATCTCGGCCGACCGCCCGCACGAGCTGGTCGGTACGGGCGCGAACCAGACCACCGAGCAGACCGGTGTCTTTGGCCGTGCGGTGCGTGCCGTCGTCGACCTGCCGGCCGACCTCAGCGCGGACCTGGGGCCGGACCGCGCGGCGGCGGCGACCGGTGGGCAGGTGCGCCGCGCCGTCGAGGCGGCGCGAGGGTGGCTCACCAACGACCCAGGCCCTGCCCAGGTCAACATCCGCTTCCGCCCTCCGCTGTCCCTGCCCGCTGACGACGACGGCGAGGCTGCCGCCTTCCTGCAGGAGGCCCTTGCTGCGGCGGCGGGACAGGGCGCCGGCCGCTGGGGCGGGACGAGCACGGACCACCCCCTGCAGGCCGGCGGCTACCAGCCTCGTCCGGCGCGAAGGTCGCACGGAGGTGGAGGACCTACGGAGCGCGGCATCGTGGTGGCGGGTGACAGCGTCGACGGCGTAGGCCCGGCCGCGCGTGAGCTCGCCGAGCACCTGGGATGGCCCCTCCTGGCGGAGCCGACCTCCGGGGCACGCGGGGGAGCGATGGCCCTGACGCGCTACGCCGAGCTGCTGGCGAGCGAGGAAGGGATCCGGCTCGCGGCCCAGGCCGAGCACGTCGTCGTCCTGGGGCACCCCAGCCTCAGCCGCCCGGTCAGCGCCCTGCTGGCCCGGCAGGACGTGCCTGTCGACGTCGTCACCTCCACGGCGCGCTGGACGGACGTGGCTGGTAGCGCCGCGTGGGTCAGCCCCACCCAGGCCGGTACCGGTCCCCTGTGCACCGGGGGAGCGCAAGGTCTGGCCCGTGGGCTGGGGCTGCGTCCTGCCACGAGGAGGTGGGCTGAGCAGTGGCGCCAGGCGGTAGCGGACCTGCCAGCGCTGGAGCCCGAGGACGGGCTGGGCGCGGGCTCGGTCGCGCTGGCTGTGTGGGAGTCCTGCCTGCCGCGGACGGGTGCGGGGGCCGGCGGTGGGCAGACGGTGCCCCGCCTCGTCGTGGGCTCGTCGATGTCGATCCGTCTGCTGGACCGCCTGGCACCTCCTGCTACCGGACGCGCGCCGCGGGCTGTCGCCAACCGTGGGCTGGCAGGGATCGACGGCACGTTGGCGACGGCCACCGGCGTGTGGCACGCCTGGCGTGAGCCGGTGCGCGCGCTGGTGGGGGACCTGACCTTCCTGCACGACGCCATGAGCCTGGGGAGAGGGCTGCACGAGGAGGAGCCTGACCTGCAGGTGGTGGTCGTGGACACCCGGGGCGGGGCGATCTTCTCCACGCTGGAGTACCCGGCGGTGACGCCGCCTGAGCAGATGGACCGCTTCTTCTCCACCCCTCAGGCTGAGCAGGTTCCCGGGCTCGCGCGTGCCCTGGGGGCGCGGGTCGAGGAGGTCGGCACCGTGGTGCGGCTGCAGGAGGTCCTGAGACAGCCTGTGCAGGGTGTGAGCGTGGTGCACGTCCGCACGGCCTGA
- the nuoE gene encoding NADH-quinone oxidoreductase subunit NuoE: MTTQQIPGTAPEGRACDGGYSPETEARLRADIEQIKTRYPAGHERSALIPMLHLVQSEDGYVAPRGIALCAEALGLTLAEVSAVATFYSQFRRHPAGEYHVGVCTNALCAVMGGDEIWQAVAEHTGLGNDETSQDGRVSLERIECNAACDYAPVVMVNWEFFDNQTPASAVDMIQRLERGEDVAPTRGPETLPTFRENERVLAGFEDGRADEGVGAGEASLLGLRLARANGWTAPKEESK; encoded by the coding sequence ATGACAACCCAGCAGATTCCCGGCACCGCTCCTGAGGGACGGGCCTGCGACGGCGGCTACTCGCCTGAGACCGAGGCTCGTCTTCGTGCCGACATCGAGCAGATCAAGACCCGCTACCCCGCCGGCCACGAGCGCAGCGCCCTCATCCCCATGCTGCACCTGGTCCAGAGCGAGGACGGCTACGTCGCGCCCCGCGGCATCGCCTTGTGCGCCGAGGCCCTGGGCCTGACCCTGGCCGAGGTCTCCGCCGTGGCGACCTTCTACAGCCAGTTCCGTCGGCACCCCGCCGGTGAGTACCACGTGGGCGTGTGCACCAACGCCCTGTGCGCCGTCATGGGCGGCGACGAGATCTGGCAGGCCGTGGCCGAGCACACCGGACTGGGCAACGACGAGACCAGCCAGGACGGGCGTGTCAGCCTCGAGCGCATCGAGTGCAACGCCGCCTGTGACTACGCCCCCGTCGTCATGGTCAACTGGGAGTTCTTCGACAACCAGACCCCGGCCTCCGCCGTCGACATGATCCAGCGCCTGGAGCGCGGTGAGGACGTGGCCCCCACCCGCGGGCCCGAGACGCTGCCGACCTTCCGTGAGAACGAGCGCGTGCTCGCGGGCTTCGAGGACGGCCGCGCCGACGAGGGCGTGGGTGCCGGCGAGGCCAGCCTGCTCGGGCTCCGGCTCGCGCGCGCCAACGGTTGGACCGCCCCGAAGGAGGAGAGCAAGTGA
- the ndhC gene encoding NADH-quinone oxidoreductase subunit A, whose amino-acid sequence MNPFVSLLIMAAVALVVAVGGLALSAIVSPNRKNKVKTANYECGIDPTPSNTESGRFPIAFYLVGMTFIIFDVEVVFLYPWATAFHQLGFFGLSAALVFIALITVPYVLEWRRGGLDWD is encoded by the coding sequence ATGAACCCCTTCGTCTCGCTCCTCATCATGGCGGCGGTCGCGCTCGTCGTGGCTGTCGGCGGTCTCGCGCTGTCGGCCATCGTGAGCCCGAACCGGAAGAACAAGGTCAAGACCGCCAACTACGAGTGCGGGATCGACCCCACCCCCTCCAACACGGAGTCCGGGCGCTTCCCCATCGCCTTCTACCTGGTTGGCATGACCTTCATCATCTTCGACGTCGAGGTCGTCTTCCTCTACCCCTGGGCCACGGCCTTCCACCAGCTCGGCTTCTTCGGCCTGAGCGCGGCCCTGGTCTTCATCGCCCTCATCACCGTGCCCTACGTCCTGGAGTGGCGTCGCGGCGGGCTGGACTGGGACTGA